DNA from Rubripirellula lacrimiformis:
CTGCATTGGCGGTCGAGTGACTGGCATCGATCGTCGGCCGCAAGCCAGAACATTCGGCAGCGACGGAACATCTGCCAAAAAAATTAAACCAAATTTTCTTCGACCTCGTCATCCATCGTGACTCCCAAGCCCTTCAGGACCTCGGTCAACTTGGCGTCCAACGCGTCCAATTGGTTCAGGACATCGTCTTGTCGTTGTTCCAGTTCACGCAGCAGTTGGCCGGGTTCTTGATCGGCGACCTGAGATGTTGGCGTTGGTGACATCGATGGCTCAACAGGTGTAGCTGGGACAAAGGCGGAAGCAGGAACACGAAGCGAAAAAGCCCCGAAAGCTGCGGGATTTCGTGTTTTGCGATTCAGAGCGAAGTCCGCAGCGGCGGACTTGTGCCTGCCAAACTGATCGACCGAAACGGGCGGATTCGGGACCCGAGGTACGGTCGCACCAGTCGGCCAAGGCTGGCAAAGATTGACGATTTTTCCGCGCGTGCCGGTCCGGTAAACGGTTCGTCCGATTGGTCCGAGTTTGCTCAAGCGACCTTGCTGATTTGGTCGAATGGAAAAAGGTTGACGGTAGGCGGTATGCCCATTGCTAGGAAAGGTGATGAAAGGCTAAACTGCCGAGCCAACGCGTGCCCGCCATGTGGCGGATTCCATTGCAATTCCCTCAGTTAGGGAGAAAATTCTCTCAGATGAATTCGGAGCAAAGATGGTTAAGTTAGTAGTTCGGGACAGGGAAACGATTCAAGAAGCTGTCCGCCGATTTCGGAAATTGGTCGAGCGTAGCGGCATCAAGAAAGAGATGCGCCGCCGCGAATACTACGAAAAGCCAAGCGAAACCAACCGTCGTGCCCGCCTGCGTGCCGAGCGCCGAGCTCGCCGCACCCGCCTGTTGAGCCGCTAGGTTCGCAGGTCGCCAGCGACCGACAAGTCAAATTACCAGCGGCCCGTGAACTTCAGGGCGGCCGCCGCTGGTCTAGATCATCAGCAGAACAGATCGATTGAGTGGTTCAGGACTCCTGGCCACCGCTCAGGGGCGATTAGCTCAGTTGGCTAGAGCGTCTCGTTTACACCGAGAATGTCGGGGGTTCGAGTCCCTCATCGCCCATCGCAAAGACCCCTGAACCAATAAGTTCAGGGGTTTTTTGCGTTTCTAGTGTGCCGCTTTCAGTGCTATGCAGCCCGGTGCAGTCGTCTGCTGTGCCGCTTTCGTGTGCCGCTTTTTCATCGACACCCAGTCCGACGGATTGGGCTTTCGTGAAAGCCTCTTCGCCGACCTGCCAGTAGCTTTGCGAGGCTACTTGAATCGAGTGACCGATCCAGTTGGATACCGCTTTGGGATGGTGCCCAGCGTCGATCAGATCATTTTCGCAAGATGCCCGCAGGTTTTGAAACAGTTTCGGCCACGGTGCAAGACCGGCTCGCTTGATGATCCGCACGAATGACGTGCGAAGATTCGAGTTGTTCCGTCGATATCGCCTGATGACGTACTCAGATCCGGTCGGTGCCAGTTCCTGGACGTCACGGAGATATGGGACCAGTTCTGGGAAGATCGGACAGACTCGAATCCCACCGTCGGCGTGGTGCTCCGTCTTGATGGAGTGGATCGTCATTCGCATTTCCGACCAATTCAGATCCTCCCACTTCAATCGAAGCACTTCCGAAGGGCACCGGAGCCCCGCGAAACGGCACAGTGCGATGATCGCTCGCCATTCGGCATCCGGTGCGGCGTCTAGGATTTTGTAGATCCATTCACGCGGCACGCGGAATTGGCGGGCTGTGTTCGTGCCCGTGGTGCACGGTAAGCCGGATTCGGTGACGGGGTTCGTCTCGATCAGGTTCTTTCGCACTGCCGCCGAAAAGATCTGCTTTGCGATCCCGGTACGCCGACGGACAGTGCTTTCTGCCAGTTCGGTGCGTTTCTTCTTCGTGTCGCGGCGGTTGCCCTCAGCTTTGAGCCAGTTTCGCCACGTTTCCACGTCGTACGCTGTGATCGAGTCGAGTCGGCGGTCAGGGGTGAAGTAGTCTACGAGATTGCGTTGCACCTTCTCGATGACTTGCTGCGTTGACTTCTTCTTGATCTTGCGATTCTTGATGTATGAATCGGTCCAGCTTTGCACCGTGGCCGCTTTGGCGACGGGCTCACTGCCTGGGCGTGGGGCGACCAGATCGGCCCGCTCCAATCGGCTACGAATCACATCATCCAGTTCGCCCAGCCATGCGGCGGTGCGTTTACTGATGCCTTCGCCATCCCCACGACGGTCGGCAAGCTCCTGAACCCGATCGGAAGACTCGGCAGCAACCTTGTCGCTGACCAGCCCTAAGCGAATTGTCCTACGCTTTCCATCGCAGCATTTAACAAGAACTGACTTACGGCCACTCGGCTCGTTTCGAATTGTCGCCAAAACTATCTTCCCCATAGATACGGTTGTGCAGACGGTGAGCCGATGCGGCAGCCATCATTGTTGAACAGCAGGGCAATCACGAGCCCCGCATCGATTGAATTTCAGTGGCAGTAAGAGCACGGTCGCAGAAATGTGACTGCCGATGACCGGGTGTATCGCATCGCATGCCTTGCATAGGTGCAGCCCTGCCGATGGTAACAGTGGCCATTTTTGGTAACCAAAACCCCTGCTGGTGACGTTGTTTGCTCAAGGTGTTTACGCCATGAACGACCAACATTCTCACGAATCAGTTTCATCCGGGACTCTGCCTGCTGATCAACGCCAATGCGGGCTAAATTTTGAACGCGGGATGAATGAGTCGAGGAATGAAAATCCTTGAGCAGTGCCTTGGTCGGCGTGTCCGAATGGAACCGCGAGAGGTACATAATGCAATCAGCGCACTTATAGCCTTGATTGATCGGCTCTAAGCAGTGATTGCACAATTTGCGGTCCGCTGGCGACTCTGGATCAGCGTGAATTAATTCAAATGGAACGTCTATCGGCGTCATAGTCGGCTCCGGATGCCTGTGGCTCTGTAGTAGTTCTTGATCGCAGGATCCAAGCCGTTCAGCCCCCCGCCTTTGCGATCGCT
Protein-coding regions in this window:
- a CDS encoding tyrosine-type recombinase/integrase produces the protein MGKIVLATIRNEPSGRKSVLVKCCDGKRRTIRLGLVSDKVAAESSDRVQELADRRGDGEGISKRTAAWLGELDDVIRSRLERADLVAPRPGSEPVAKAATVQSWTDSYIKNRKIKKKSTQQVIEKVQRNLVDYFTPDRRLDSITAYDVETWRNWLKAEGNRRDTKKKRTELAESTVRRRTGIAKQIFSAAVRKNLIETNPVTESGLPCTTGTNTARQFRVPREWIYKILDAAPDAEWRAIIALCRFAGLRCPSEVLRLKWEDLNWSEMRMTIHSIKTEHHADGGIRVCPIFPELVPYLRDVQELAPTGSEYVIRRYRRNNSNLRTSFVRIIKRAGLAPWPKLFQNLRASCENDLIDAGHHPKAVSNWIGHSIQVASQSYWQVGEEAFTKAQSVGLGVDEKAAHESGTADDCTGLHSTESGTLETQKTPELIGSGVFAMGDEGLEPPTFSV
- the rpsU gene encoding 30S ribosomal protein S21, yielding MVKLVVRDRETIQEAVRRFRKLVERSGIKKEMRRREYYEKPSETNRRARLRAERRARRTRLLSR